In the genome of Nymphaea colorata isolate Beijing-Zhang1983 chromosome 9, ASM883128v2, whole genome shotgun sequence, one region contains:
- the LOC116261353 gene encoding peptidyl-tRNA hydrolase, mitochondrial-like isoform X1: MLNATTLRSTLPTMPRLPSCSQSPYSAPISRYLLLNRFRRRPVHLRPKIRTVSWRSMSATASDSSVDSKPKPWLLVGLGNPGKKYEGTRHNVGFEMLDTIAEEEGISVSSIRFKALFGKGTVSGVPVLLAKPQTFMNVSGESVGSLVSYFNIPLNQVLLIYDDMDLPFATLRLLPKGGHGGHNGMRSVIDHFKGSRDFPRLRIGIGRPPGKMDPVNFVLRPFTRQEREELNVTLQKGLEGVRILLLEGFNKSASFVNQAKASNLLNS, from the exons ATGTTG AACGCCACCACCCTCCGTTCAACTCTGCCGACGATGCCTCGTCTACCATCTTGCTCACAGTCTCCTTATTCCGCGCCCATCTCACGCTATCTGCTGCTAAATCGATTTCGC CGGCGTCCAGTGCATCTCCGGCCAAAAATTAGGACGGTGTCTTGGCGATCAATGTCGGCTACCGCTTCAGATTCTAGCGTTGACTCAAAGCCCAAGCCATGGCTGCTTGTTGGCCTCGGCAATCCAGGAAAGAAGTATGAGGGCACGAGGCACAAT GTCGGGTTTGAAATGTTAGATACCATCGCTGAAGAGGAAGGAATCTCTGTTAGTAGCATTCGCTTCAAGGCTCTTTTCGGAAAAG GTACTGTTTCGGGTGTTCCAGTTTTGCTGGCCAAGCCACAAACTTTTATGAATGTCAGCGGGGAGTCT GTTGGATCGcttgtttcatattttaatatacCTTTGAACCAAGTTCTCCTG ATATATGATGATATGGATTTGCCTTTTGCAACACTGCGGTTGTTACCTAAAGGTGGACATGGTGGCCATAATGG GATGAGAAGTGTTATAGATCACTTCAAGGGGAGTCGTGATTTTCCACGGTTGAGAATTG gcATAGGGAGACCACCCGGGAAAATGGATCCAGTGAACTTTGTCCTCAGGCCCTTCACTCGGCAAGAGCGTGAGGAG CTTAACGTGACATTGCAGAAAGGATTAGAAGGTGTCAGAATTCTTCTGCTAGAAGGGTTTAACAAAAGTGCATCATTTGTTAATCAAGCCAAGGCATCGAATCTTCTAAATAGCTGA
- the LOC116261353 gene encoding peptidyl-tRNA hydrolase, mitochondrial-like isoform X2, translating into MPRLPSCSQSPYSAPISRYLLLNRFRRRPVHLRPKIRTVSWRSMSATASDSSVDSKPKPWLLVGLGNPGKKYEGTRHNVGFEMLDTIAEEEGISVSSIRFKALFGKGTVSGVPVLLAKPQTFMNVSGESVGSLVSYFNIPLNQVLLIYDDMDLPFATLRLLPKGGHGGHNGMRSVIDHFKGSRDFPRLRIGIGRPPGKMDPVNFVLRPFTRQEREELNVTLQKGLEGVRILLLEGFNKSASFVNQAKASNLLNS; encoded by the exons ATGCCTCGTCTACCATCTTGCTCACAGTCTCCTTATTCCGCGCCCATCTCACGCTATCTGCTGCTAAATCGATTTCGC CGGCGTCCAGTGCATCTCCGGCCAAAAATTAGGACGGTGTCTTGGCGATCAATGTCGGCTACCGCTTCAGATTCTAGCGTTGACTCAAAGCCCAAGCCATGGCTGCTTGTTGGCCTCGGCAATCCAGGAAAGAAGTATGAGGGCACGAGGCACAAT GTCGGGTTTGAAATGTTAGATACCATCGCTGAAGAGGAAGGAATCTCTGTTAGTAGCATTCGCTTCAAGGCTCTTTTCGGAAAAG GTACTGTTTCGGGTGTTCCAGTTTTGCTGGCCAAGCCACAAACTTTTATGAATGTCAGCGGGGAGTCT GTTGGATCGcttgtttcatattttaatatacCTTTGAACCAAGTTCTCCTG ATATATGATGATATGGATTTGCCTTTTGCAACACTGCGGTTGTTACCTAAAGGTGGACATGGTGGCCATAATGG GATGAGAAGTGTTATAGATCACTTCAAGGGGAGTCGTGATTTTCCACGGTTGAGAATTG gcATAGGGAGACCACCCGGGAAAATGGATCCAGTGAACTTTGTCCTCAGGCCCTTCACTCGGCAAGAGCGTGAGGAG CTTAACGTGACATTGCAGAAAGGATTAGAAGGTGTCAGAATTCTTCTGCTAGAAGGGTTTAACAAAAGTGCATCATTTGTTAATCAAGCCAAGGCATCGAATCTTCTAAATAGCTGA